In Ursus arctos isolate Adak ecotype North America unplaced genomic scaffold, UrsArc2.0 scaffold_29, whole genome shotgun sequence, the genomic stretch taaataaataaataaataaataaaaatctttaaaaaaaaaaatttgttcttctttgttcAAATAAAAGCCTGAGTAATTCTCTAACAAGGGAAATGTCATTGAACATGTACTTTCCTAAGAAGCAGTCTGAAAAATCTGCAGAAAATGCTTATTTATACAGTTGTATCCAAAGTATTTCCTTAATGACTGAACTATCTATAGAAAGGAGGCTAATCTTTGGATTTTATATACAAACCTATTTCTTTTCAATTGCTGAATTAGATCCTAGTATTATCTCACTACTTTTGTGGAATTGCCTGAGTATTTTAGGCTTTTGCCTATTCCCTCCTTTCTAATGAGCAATAAGAAAGAtggaataataaaatgttattaatttggACCACTATCTTGATTTAAGAAATACAGACAATTATCAGTAATCCTGGGGCAGAATAACTGGTTTTCTTATTAAACTGAAGTGAGGGTCTGGGATCTTCGTCCCCTTCTGACtaggctcagtcattgggcagtGGTTGATTATTCCTGGCTACtaccttttcccccttcctccaatTGCCAAACTATCCCACAGAGTTTTAGAGTTTTTTTCTGGTTAGGTGAAGGGAGGGGAAACCAAAGTCCCACTGTAGTAATTTAAACAAGACTAAATATTGCCTAGTAGAAATTCCAGAGAATCTCTCCAATGAGTTTAAaggatgattttatatttttcctaccaattataattttgaaattataccACTGAAGCACCTTATTCAAATGAGTTCTCAAGGatttaaggtttttttcattttgaagtctTGTTTCTAGTATAAGATATTTACTATTGGAGGATGGTTTTGAGTCCCGTCTCTATCACAGATATGTAAGTTATGGTAAACTGTGTTAAATCCAGGACTCAAAATGGACTAACCATTAatcaggaaatgtaaataaatggggTAGAGTAAAACAGGTTGGTTTCAGCATTTTTATATGGACATGCCAAGAAATGCATCTTATAGGagtttcttctgcagcttctctGGGCTTTTTACCCTTCGGAAGTGGGAGGACCTTAAGGAATAGATGGAGATGGAAAAAATGACTAAAGGAAAACTGTGAATAGAAGATGTGGAAAGAACAAtgtggatgatgatgatgggtcATAGTTTCCACTGAGGATGTTGTGGGATACCAGGGTTTAGAGATGTCTtgagtttctggttttgtttttggtcttaaTGTGGAAACCATTAGTTACAgccctgtttgtgtgtgttaatATTCACCAACTCTCTGTGTGGGTGAGGTCGGCAGTAATGAAGTTTTTATGCTTTCCATGCTGCAGGTCCTGGCAAAACTGGCCTGTGGACTAAACAAGCCCAACCACCAGACCCTGGTCTCACATGGGTCAGTCCCACAGCTCTTCAGCCAAATGCCTATTAGCAGAATGTAAGTATTCAGCGAGTACCTTCAGTTTCACTCATGTATGTTGTGAAGGCactctctggtttcttctgttCCTTATGAAAGACTGGAGCCAGGAGGAGTGGGTAGCCAGGAAGGCAGAAGGGAGATAACACAGGAGATTTTGAAAAACACAGAGACTTTTTGTCCTCATGGATCTTTAATTCTGGATCACCTGTGGAAGTTACTTaatcctgaattttaaaaatgaactgatTGTTAGCTGTATATTTAATTTCCCGCTAGCCTTTTTATTCAAGTCTGTtactaaataataaaacaaatagaaattttactgcttatttttcttctgatatcAAGGTGTTCAGGACTGCTGAACTGCTCCCAAACTAGGTATGAGAGAAGAAGCCAAATACAATGAATAACTAGGCTGTGCATACCAATGTGTGCCCTTGACAAGGGCATACAATATCGTGAAGGGGACAAGATGTAACCATTGAAAGCAACAGTGAAAGTGCTATCAAGACTGTACatgagtgggggcgcctgggtggctcagttggttaagcatctgccttcggctcgggtcatgatcccagacccTCATCTAgtccacatccggctccctgctgggagggagggctccttcttcctctccctctgccattccccctggcttgtactctctggctctctctatctctctgtcaaataaataaataaaatattaaaaaaaaaaaaaaaaagactacctgAGTAGTGGCTAAATGAGTTATACAGGTAGTTACCAGAGTTCATAGAAGGGAAATCTGAGGATTTATGAAAAAGACGTGAGATTTTGTTTTGTCAGATGAGAATTAAAGAGCAATTCTGATTTCAATAATGTTTTGAACACAAAGAAGAGGAAACTATAAGGTATTTTCAGTGAGCTGGGACATAAACTAGTTTAACGGGACCAAACTGAAGGAGATAAGTGATAGAAATAAGACCAAAAAGGTAGGTTGAGGACAGATTATAGGGAGCCTCAAAGGCCAAGCTTAAGAATcgttattatattctttttttcaagattttattttatttgtttgacatagagagaaagcaagagagagagagcacaagcagggggagcagcaggcagagggaaagggagaagcaggctccccaccaagcagagagcctgaggcagggcttgattccaggaccctgggaacaggacccgagccgagggcagacacttaaccgactgagccacccaggcgccccaagaatttttatcatattcttcaataaaaaaggTTTTGGCCATGAAAGGGATTTGTTTTGgggttggaattttttttaaagattttatttatttattagagagagagagagcatgagagagcaagcacaaactgggggaggagaagagggagaaggagaagcaggtccctgctgagcaggaatccTGACataaggctccatcccaggacccgagccaaaggcagacagttaactggctgagccacccaggcacccctggggttAGAATTTTAATCCCTAAATGGGACAGTAGATCCTGTACAATTGAAAGTTTTATATACAGTTGATAACTAATCAATGACTTTAACCTTTTGTTTATGCTATTGTTAATCTTCCCAGGTCCTAACTCCCAGAGTATTTGAATTTCCAGAATCATTCAGTCTTATACTAGAAATTAATGGCTTACAGGACTGACCAATATGTGCTTTCATTTTCCCTGAATCCTCTGGAGAGCTACTTACACAAGCGAAATTTCTTATGTCTGCTGCTAACCAGATATTTATGATGTGACCTATaaattctttgtctcttttgttaGCCGTAATCTTGGAGGAAAGCTAGGTGCCTCTGTCATTGAAATCCTGGGGGTGGAATACATGGGTGAATTGACTCAGTTCACTGAATCCCAGCTCCAGAGTCATTTTGGGGAGAAGAATGGGTAAGTGATTGCTAATACCTGTCAATCATAACCTTTATGGAGATGCTAAATTCAAATATGGACAAAAGCGTCCAGTAAAATTTAGACCTATCTTTAACATTTGTTCCTCGAGGTAATTTCATTGGtccttttgctttaaaatattagatCACTGTGGCCTGTCAGTCTACAAtagattttcatttaattaaataggTTGATAGGCTTGCTAGATACATCATTTTTGTGTTCCAAAATGCTGGTAATTCCCTTAAAATCTTTGTATTTAGACTTAGTAAGTACCAAAAAACTGGGGGATATGAATCAGTAGCTTGCTCAGCACTTTTCCAAAAATGCAAATGATGgcttggctttatttttatttattttttttttaaagattttatttatttacttgacagagatagagacagccagcgagagagggaacacaagcagggggagtgggagaggaagaagcaggctcatagcggaagagcctgatgtggggctcgatcccacaacgccaggatcacgccctgagccgaaggcagacgcttaaccgctgtgccacccaggcgccccaatggctTGGCTTTAAAAAGCATAACCAGGTGTCCCTCTCCTTGGCAATATATTGCACTAGAATTCTTTGGGAAGGGCAGGGATTCTGTCAGAGGTGAGGTATACTTAATTTTGgacaaatttttccttttccatgaaGGAGATAAAAGGGTAGTGCAatgtaggtatttttattttaacaagaaTAATCGTTTGCTTTCACTTCAGACTTTTTTTGCTGCTTTTATCAGATCCTGGCTCTACGGCATGTGCCGTGGGATTGAACATGACCCAGTTAGACCCAGGCAGCTACCTAAAACCATTGGCTGCAGCAAGAACTTCCCAGGAAAGACGGCTCTGGCTACTCGGGAACAGGTAGGCAGGCATGCTTGACAAGAACTttgcctcttttaaaaataaaagggttaGTGGGTAGGTTTTGGTAGCTGCAAAAAGTTTAAGTTAGATGGGACCTTTCTGTTGTAAAGTATGAAGGTATTTTTTTGTGTTGAAAATTGAGCtcgatttattattttttccatcgaaaaagaaagaaaatggaactgAAGTTTGAAATGGAATTACTCATTTTTTTGGTAGGTGGTAACTTGAAAGGCCTGGGATATTATGCCCCaagtttgtgtgtgttctttttttctcagagcTGGAACATGCCTGAGGTTCACCTGATGGCATGCCAGccggaaaagaaaatgaaaatcttgaGCTAGGGCAGGTCAGAAAATTTCTATGATCTGGTGATCCCTTGGTTAGGGGGGAGACTTTACTGTACACTTACATTTGTGGGAGAACTGAGCAAATCCTCCATCTAGTACTATAACAAacctagaatttttaaatgaaagattaaaGTCTAAACACTTTTTTAGGTACAATGGTGGCTTTTGCAATTAGCCCATGAACTAGAGGAGAGACTAATCAAGGACCGAAATGatgtaagattttcttttttattcttgggGTGAGCTTTGGGATTTAATACCAGTTGTTGCTTACCTGGAGAAGGAGTAGAgatgaagatacaaaaagataCCAGACTAGGAAATTTTAAGACATCTTTTATCTTCTTCTATAAAACTCCCATAAAACTCAACCTGATCTTTGAAAGCCTAGATCTGTGAATGTAAGACCAGACTACCCCATCTCCCTCATTACTATTTGCCTCTActcttttgtgtatttcttaCCTAAGCCCCCCTGCAATCCTGAATATACAGTGGATCTTCATCAGAGTACAGAGCCATTAAATAGGGCATGCAGGGATTAGACTGTGAATTATTGGAACTTAACCATAGTCCATGTGGCGGAGAAGTACTGGCAGTTTTAGAGATAGAGTAAGATGTCAGAGATTTGACATCTGATGATTagtttctttatcctttcctttaaaaaaaaactttattgaggtgcctgggtggctcagtcagttaaatgtctgcgttcggctcaggtcatgatcctggggtcgagccccttctccctctccctctctctcgttctctcaaacaagtaaaaaaaacaaaacaaaaaaaatctttaaaaatgagcttTATTGATATATTCACCCATTTACAATATACAGCTCAGTAGTTTGAACTTAGTATATTCCAGAATTGTTCAACCATTCCACAATcaatttaagaacattttcatcacccagaAAAGAAATCGTATACCCATTAGCAGTTACTCACCCCTGTCCTAGACAACCACTATTGTGCTTTGTCTTCATAGACTTACTGTTCTGGACATCTTATATAAGTGGACTAAGGCAATATGGCCTTTTGGCTGGCTTGAAATCTTTTGGTTAACATAATAGTTTCAAGATTCACTCAtattgtaacatgtatcagtatctttttttccttttatgaatgaataatattctgttatatggatatgccatattttgtttatccattcatcagtgaatggatatttgagttgtttctttttttattatttatttattagacagagatagagacagccagtgagagagggaacacaagcagggggagtgggagaggaagaagcaggctcatagcggaggagcctgacatggggctcaatcccataacgccgggatcacgccctgagccgaaggcagacgcttaactgctgtgccacccaggcgccccgatatttgagttgtttctaccttttggctataatgataatttttttttaagattttatttatttgacagagacagacacagcgagagagggaacacaagcagggggagtgggagagggagaagcaggctccccactgagcagggagccccatgtggggcttgctcccaggaccctgggatcatgacctgagccgaaggcagaggcttaacaactgagccacccagcacctctactttttggctcttatgaacagtattgctatgaacattcatgtacagatttCTGTGTAGACacgtttcatttctcttgggtatatgccTAGGATTAGAATTGCTGGTTCACATGGTAACTATATTTAGCATTGTGAGGAACTACCAGACTGTTGCTGTACTATGTTACATTCCCGGCAATGTAAAGAGGTTTTAATTTCACTATATCCTTGTTactgtctttttcttgttttagctatactagtgggtgtgaagtggtatctcattatggttttcaggtgcttattggccatcttcttatcttctttggagaaatttgtcaagatcctttgcccatttttgaagtggtttatttgtttcttcattattgagttttaagtgttctgtatatattctgcTTATAAGTCCCTTGTCAGAtaaatcatttacaaatattttctcccattttgtgggttttttcacTTTCCTGCTGGTATAGTTTGATATGTTCTCTTATGTTTCCACATCTAGGAGTCCTACAAGTCAACTGTATATTGTCAGAAATCATCCACAACTACCTGTTTGCCCCTTGTTAGCTGAATTGGTGGTgatgaatgtttcttttttggtgggccacagaaagagggagaggatcCCAGTTCTTATGCGCCTACTTGCCTTTGCTCACTAGGTGTCGCtctgttctcatttctttatAAGGCTTCATAAGATTATAAAAGCCTTACAGTGTGGCTTTTCCTCCCACTTTGTATCTAATGCAACACAATAGGGACCCCTGGAAATTTATCTGTCTTTAAGCGTGAAAGAATTTTATGCCAAAAGTAATTCTGGACGTGTAAGATCCTTGTCACTTCactgtttaaaatattaattaagcgCGATTATTTCCAAACCATTCCGTCACCCTGGTTCTTTTAATTTCCTCTCACACAGTTCAATATATAGAACCCAGATGCTCCCAATAACTTAGTTCTGGTCGCAATCCTTTTATACCCACAGAATGACAGGGTGGCCACCCAGTTGGCTGTGATCATTCGTGTACAGGGAGACAAACGTCTGAGCAGCGTGCGCCGCTGCTGCGCTCTCACCCGCTATGATGCTCACCAGATGAGCCGTGATGCGCTTGCTGTCATCAGGAGCTGTAACACTTCAGGAATCAGAACTGACTGGTGAGCTGAATTCTAGCTTGTCTTCTTAGACAAGACTTGTACCCTGACTTGGTCTAAAATTCTTGGGTGGATAGCTTTCCAGCTGGGGTGAGTTCTTGGTGATTCTAGCTAGTAGGACCTATCACAGAGAGGAATGGCGGAACACAACAGAAACGCCAGAAACAAGGCAGCTCAGCTGCAGCTTCTTTGCCCACATTTGGTGCATTCCAGTTCTCAGGGGTGGGTTTCAGAGGCAGAGTAAACCCATATTATCCCTGCCTTTATGCAATCAGAGAGAACCAATTGCATGTGTGAGTATGGAACTCAAGTTTCAAGGATACACTTGGGAACTTCTCTCTCAACACCTGATTGTTCTATCTTAAAACTATCTTCCTTGATAATAAAAGCGACCTATATTTATTGATAAGCTCAGCCTAACATCCCAACTCAATTACAAGCTCCAGTGGTATAATACCGAATGTCATATTAAATCTCACTTCACTTGGTaatgaaaaataaccaaatagaTCATTGGAATATGTTCATTTATTGTTCAGATATTAATGATTTTCAGTATTGGAATCCTCTATTTAACATAGCCTGTTACATTGGAAAAAAGTATTCCTAATTCACAATGGAAATATAATTATGTGAGAGACATAAATTGGTTGTTTACTTATAGCTCTGTActtgattataaaaaataaaagtttaacctgaaactaatgtaacattgtgtcaactacaaataaatacataaataaataaataaacaaagttcACTGAACACCTAAGTTATTGCTTGTCTGACTACGTGGGTGCTACTATTGTGTGTGCTGGCCTACAATATGATGGGGTCTCTGAAGCTGGAATCTTTGGTCTTTGTGTGgaaaaatttatttaacttttacttcctgatatatgtatttattttcaaatactgaacAGTTTCACTGAACTAAATGGTAAAATGATACTGTGTTCATATGAAACCTTATCAATTGACAGACTCTAATACTTACCAGGAGTGTGAAACATACTGACAGGGAAGCATCAAAATGACCCGATTATAAGTGTCCAAAAGCATGAGACCAGAGGGTACTGAGACCCTGTCATAACCGTTCTAAAATGGCATTTACTCTACCTCATCGAGAGACTAATCTGTATATAAAAGCATGTTTTATCTTCTGAAATTCAACTAATGTGAAAATTATTTGAGTAATTAGACATAATGAATAACGCTATGGCACAAATTTCTTGAAATGTTTCTGAGACTAGGATAGGTAATTCCAGTTGTGGGATTTTATTCTCTAGAAATTCGAGTTGGAAGTCTGTCAGAATGATGGTTAGGTGGTGccttctttaaaaacagaatgggTAACAGGATTTTTTTCAAGAGACTTCCCAGTCTAAATATTCTAAAGCTTTTTTGTTGCCCTGAATAAAATTTCTTGCCTCAGTCCTGAATTACAACTGCTCTTATGTATCTTCTGATACACGTTACGAACACCTTGCTGTCAGGGGATCTGTTGTGTAAATGTCTGACCTGGTTAGGTGTTCACCAGGTTAGCAGTTCTCAAGATGTGGTCCTAAGCTAGCAAGATCAGCATCACCTAGGAACTTGGCAGGAAGGCATATTCTCTGCCTATTCCAGGTCTACTGAATCTGTATCAGTCTGATAACCCTAAAATTTAAGAACACTATCGTGGCAGAATCACAATCCCAGTCATTTACGAACTGAATCTGTGACCTGGTGCTAATCTTGTTCCTTTACTTTCTATACAGGTCCCCTCCCCTCTCAATGGTCTTCCTGTGTGCTACCAAATTCTCCACTTCTGCCCCTTCATCTTGCACAGACATCACCACCTTCCTGAGCAATGACCCAAGTTCTCTGCCAAAGGTGCCAGTTACCAGTTCAGAAGCTAAGACCCGGGGATGTGGCCCAGCAGTGACAGTCACTAAGAAAGCAACCACTTCTCTGGAATCATTCTTCCAAAAAGCTgcagaaaagcagaaaatcaaagaagctTCACTGTCCTCTCTTCCTGCCACTACCCAGGCCCCCATGAGCAATTCACCATCCAAGGCCTCCTTACCTTTCCAAACCAGTTGTACTACGGGAACCGAGCCCTTCTTTAAGCAGACAAGTCTACTTCTAAAACAGAAACAGCTTAATAATCCTTCAGTTTGCTTCCCTCCACAAAATCCACAGTCCAGTCCTAAAGAGTTAACAAACTGTCTTCCAGCAGAGTATCCAGATTGCACCCCTGTCTGTCAAGCGGTGTTGAAGCTAGAATCCTCTAAAACAACTACAGAGCTGGCCTTGGCCCAGAACAGCCCAAACAGGCCTGCTTCTTTAACTTCCAACTCTGCTCTGGCAGTGGCTCAGAAATCAACTACTTCCCCAAGTCCTCTGGCAGCTGAGGACCAGGTGCCCTGTGAGAAGTGTGGCTCTCTGGTACCTGTATGGGAGATGCCAGAACATACGGACTATCACTTTGCATTGGAGTTACAAAAATCCTTTTTGCAGCCCCACTCCTCAAACTCACAGGTTGTTCCTGCCAGTTCTCCTCAAAGTAAAAGAAATCCCAAGAGCCCTTCAGCCTCCAGTAATAAACGCCCCAGGCCTGAGGGCGTGCAGACATTGGAGTCATTTTTTAAGCCGTTA encodes the following:
- the POLH gene encoding DNA polymerase eta isoform X3, translated to MWADDAKKLCPDLLLAQVRESRGKADLTKYREASVEVMGVMSRFAGIERASIDEAFIDLTGAVQKRLQKLQGQPISADLLPTTYIEGLPQGRTTAEGTDQKEEMRKQGLFQWLESLQIDNTTSPDLQLTVGAVIVEEMRAAIEKETGFQCSAGISHNKVLAKLACGLNKPNHQTLVSHGSVPQLFSQMPISRIRNLGGKLGASVIEILGVEYMGELTQFTESQLQSHFGEKNGSWLYGMCRGIEHDPVRPRQLPKTIGCSKNFPGKTALATREQVQWWLLQLAHELEERLIKDRNDNDRVATQLAVIIRVQGDKRLSSVRRCCALTRYDAHQMSRDALAVIRSCNTSGIRTDWSPPLSMVFLCATKFSTSAPSSCTDITTFLSNDPSSLPKVPVTSSEAKTRGCGPAVTVTKKATTSLESFFQKAAEKQKIKEASLSSLPATTQAPMSNSPSKASLPFQTSCTTGTEPFFKQTSLLLKQKQLNNPSVCFPPQNPQSSPKELTNCLPAEYPDCTPVCQAVLKLESSKTTTELALAQNSPNRPASLTSNSALAVAQKSTTSPSPLAAEDQVPCEKCGSLVPVWEMPEHTDYHFALELQKSFLQPHSSNSQVVPASSPQSKRNPKSPSASSNKRPRPEGVQTLESFFKPLTH
- the POLH gene encoding DNA polymerase eta isoform X2 yields the protein MATGQDRVVVLVDMDCFFVQVEQRQNPHLRNKPCAVVQYKSWKGGGIVAVSYEARAFGVTRSMWADDAKKLCPDLLLAQVRESRGKADLTKYREASVEVMGVMSRFAGIERASIDEAFIDLTGAVQKRLQKLQGQPISADLLPTTYIEGLPQGRTTAEGTDQKEEMRKQGLFQWLESLQIDNTTSPDLQLTVGAVIVEEMRAAIEKETGFQCSAGISHNKVLAKLACGLNKPNHQTLVSHGSVPQLFSQMPISRIRNLGGKLGASVIEILGVEYMGELTQFTESQLQSHFGEKNGSWLYGMCRGIEHDPVRPRQLPKTIGCSKNFPGKTALATREQNDRVATQLAVIIRVQGDKRLSSVRRCCALTRYDAHQMSRDALAVIRSCNTSGIRTDWSPPLSMVFLCATKFSTSAPSSCTDITTFLSNDPSSLPKVPVTSSEAKTRGCGPAVTVTKKATTSLESFFQKAAEKQKIKEASLSSLPATTQAPMSNSPSKASLPFQTSCTTGTEPFFKQTSLLLKQKQLNNPSVCFPPQNPQSSPKELTNCLPAEYPDCTPVCQAVLKLESSKTTTELALAQNSPNRPASLTSNSALAVAQKSTTSPSPLAAEDQVPCEKCGSLVPVWEMPEHTDYHFALELQKSFLQPHSSNSQVVPASSPQSKRNPKSPSASSNKRPRPEGVQTLESFFKPLTH
- the POLH gene encoding DNA polymerase eta isoform X4, with the protein product MKLVHLGSLEACGQMMLRSYVQIFCWHKFVSPVGKLTSPKEMRKQGLFQWLESLQIDNTTSPDLQLTVGAVIVEEMRAAIEKETGFQCSAGISHNKVLAKLACGLNKPNHQTLVSHGSVPQLFSQMPISRIRNLGGKLGASVIEILGVEYMGELTQFTESQLQSHFGEKNGSWLYGMCRGIEHDPVRPRQLPKTIGCSKNFPGKTALATREQVQWWLLQLAHELEERLIKDRNDNDRVATQLAVIIRVQGDKRLSSVRRCCALTRYDAHQMSRDALAVIRSCNTSGIRTDWSPPLSMVFLCATKFSTSAPSSCTDITTFLSNDPSSLPKVPVTSSEAKTRGCGPAVTVTKKATTSLESFFQKAAEKQKIKEASLSSLPATTQAPMSNSPSKASLPFQTSCTTGTEPFFKQTSLLLKQKQLNNPSVCFPPQNPQSSPKELTNCLPAEYPDCTPVCQAVLKLESSKTTTELALAQNSPNRPASLTSNSALAVAQKSTTSPSPLAAEDQVPCEKCGSLVPVWEMPEHTDYHFALELQKSFLQPHSSNSQVVPASSPQSKRNPKSPSASSNKRPRPEGVQTLESFFKPLTH
- the POLH gene encoding DNA polymerase eta isoform X1, which encodes MATGQDRVVVLVDMDCFFVQVEQRQNPHLRNKPCAVVQYKSWKGGGIVAVSYEARAFGVTRSMWADDAKKLCPDLLLAQVRESRGKADLTKYREASVEVMGVMSRFAGIERASIDEAFIDLTGAVQKRLQKLQGQPISADLLPTTYIEGLPQGRTTAEGTDQKEEMRKQGLFQWLESLQIDNTTSPDLQLTVGAVIVEEMRAAIEKETGFQCSAGISHNKVLAKLACGLNKPNHQTLVSHGSVPQLFSQMPISRIRNLGGKLGASVIEILGVEYMGELTQFTESQLQSHFGEKNGSWLYGMCRGIEHDPVRPRQLPKTIGCSKNFPGKTALATREQVQWWLLQLAHELEERLIKDRNDNDRVATQLAVIIRVQGDKRLSSVRRCCALTRYDAHQMSRDALAVIRSCNTSGIRTDWSPPLSMVFLCATKFSTSAPSSCTDITTFLSNDPSSLPKVPVTSSEAKTRGCGPAVTVTKKATTSLESFFQKAAEKQKIKEASLSSLPATTQAPMSNSPSKASLPFQTSCTTGTEPFFKQTSLLLKQKQLNNPSVCFPPQNPQSSPKELTNCLPAEYPDCTPVCQAVLKLESSKTTTELALAQNSPNRPASLTSNSALAVAQKSTTSPSPLAAEDQVPCEKCGSLVPVWEMPEHTDYHFALELQKSFLQPHSSNSQVVPASSPQSKRNPKSPSASSNKRPRPEGVQTLESFFKPLTH